A single region of the Bacteroides luhongzhouii genome encodes:
- a CDS encoding GNAT family N-acetyltransferase, translating into MAITIKKVSTKRELKKFIRFNYRMYKGNPYSVPDLYDDMLNTFNKKKNAAFEFCEADYFLAYRDDKIVGRVAAIINNQANEKWKCKNVRFGWIDFIDDPEVSSALIKTVEEWGKERGMTHIAGPLGFTDFDAEGMLVEGFDQLSTMATIYNYPYYPVHMEKLGFEKDADWVEYKIYIPDAIPDKHKRISELIQRKYNLKIKKYTSGRKIAKDYGQKIFELMNEAYSPLYGYSPLTQRQINQYVKMYLPILDLRMVTLITDANDELVCVGISMPSLAEALQKSNGRLLPLGWFYLLKALFMKRRAKMLDLLLVAVKPEYQNKGVNALLFSDLIPVYQKLGFIFAESNPELELNGKVQAQWDYFETQQHKRRRAFIKEIK; encoded by the coding sequence ATGGCTATTACAATCAAGAAAGTCTCCACAAAGAGAGAACTTAAGAAATTTATCCGTTTCAATTACAGAATGTACAAGGGCAACCCATATTCTGTGCCCGACCTCTATGACGACATGCTCAACACCTTCAACAAAAAGAAAAACGCAGCATTCGAATTCTGTGAAGCAGATTATTTCCTCGCATACCGGGACGATAAAATAGTAGGACGTGTAGCTGCAATCATCAACAACCAGGCGAACGAGAAGTGGAAATGTAAAAACGTTCGTTTCGGATGGATAGACTTCATCGACGATCCCGAAGTATCATCCGCACTCATCAAAACGGTGGAAGAATGGGGAAAAGAACGAGGCATGACTCACATTGCCGGCCCTCTCGGATTTACTGATTTCGATGCAGAAGGAATGTTAGTTGAAGGATTCGACCAACTTAGCACCATGGCCACTATCTACAACTACCCGTACTACCCCGTACACATGGAAAAGTTAGGCTTTGAAAAAGACGCCGACTGGGTAGAATACAAGATATACATACCGGATGCCATTCCCGACAAGCATAAACGTATCTCCGAACTGATCCAACGTAAATACAACCTCAAGATAAAGAAATATACTTCCGGAAGAAAGATAGCCAAAGACTACGGACAGAAGATTTTCGAACTGATGAACGAAGCATACAGTCCACTTTATGGTTATTCTCCATTGACACAGCGGCAAATCAACCAATACGTGAAAATGTATCTGCCGATCCTCGACTTACGGATGGTTACACTGATTACTGATGCCAATGACGAACTGGTCTGTGTAGGTATCTCCATGCCATCTCTCGCCGAGGCTTTACAGAAATCAAACGGGCGTCTGTTGCCACTCGGATGGTTCTATCTGTTAAAGGCATTATTTATGAAACGCCGTGCCAAAATGCTTGATCTGCTACTCGTTGCAGTGAAACCGGAATATCAAAATAAAGGTGTTAACGCTTTGTTATTTTCCGATTTAATTCCTGTTTATCAAAAATTAGGTTTTATCTTTGCGGAAAGCAACCCCGAACTGGAACTGAACGGAAAAGTTCAGGCACAATGGGATTACTTTGAGACTCAACAACATAAGCGCCGCCGTGCGTTCATCAAAGAGATAAAATAA
- a CDS encoding DNA topoisomerase IV subunit B, which produces MEENELIPVDNNNAVEYTDDNIRHLSDMEHVRTRPGMYIGRLGDGAHAEDGIYVLLKEVIDNSIDEFKMQAGKKIEITVEENLRVSVRDYGRGIPQGKLIEAVSMLNTGGKYDSKAFKKSVGLNGVGVKAVNALSSCFEVRSYRDGKVRIATFSKGNLLTDEIQNTEEENGTYIFFEPDNTLFLNYSFKPEFIETMLRNYTYLNTGLAIIYNGHRILSRNGLVDLLNDNMTATGLYPIIHLKGEDIEIAFTHTGQYGEEYYSFVNGQHTTQGGTHQSAFKEHIARTIKEFFNKNMDYTDIRNGLVAAIAVNVEEPIFESQTKTKLGSTNMVPGGVTVNKYVGDFIKQEVDNFLHKNADIAEAIQQKIQESEKERKAIAGVTKLARERAKKANLHNRKLRDCRIHLNDPKGKGLEEDSCIFITEGDSASGSITKSRDVNTQAVFSLRGKPLNSFGLTKKVVYENEEFNLLQAALNIEDGIEGLRYNKVIVATDADVDGMHIRLLLITFFLQFFPDLIKKGHVHILQTPLFRVRNKKKTIYCYSEEERVNAINELSPNPEITRFKGLGEISPDEFKHFIGKDMRLEQVTLRKTDAVKELLEFYMGKNTMERQNFIIDNLVIEEDLAS; this is translated from the coding sequence ATGGAAGAGAACGAATTGATACCTGTAGACAACAACAATGCAGTAGAGTACACTGACGACAACATCCGTCACCTAAGTGACATGGAACATGTACGCACACGCCCCGGTATGTATATCGGAAGGCTGGGCGACGGTGCACATGCCGAAGACGGAATCTATGTCCTCCTGAAAGAAGTAATTGACAACAGTATTGACGAGTTCAAAATGCAAGCCGGTAAGAAAATCGAGATTACCGTTGAAGAAAACCTTCGTGTCAGCGTACGCGACTATGGACGAGGCATCCCACAGGGAAAACTCATCGAAGCCGTCAGCATGTTGAACACTGGTGGTAAGTACGACAGCAAGGCATTTAAAAAAAGTGTCGGACTAAACGGTGTCGGTGTGAAAGCCGTCAACGCCTTGAGCTCCTGTTTTGAGGTACGCAGTTACCGCGACGGTAAAGTACGTATCGCCACTTTCTCAAAAGGAAACCTGCTGACCGACGAGATACAAAATACCGAAGAAGAAAACGGAACTTACATCTTCTTCGAACCGGATAATACATTATTCCTGAATTACAGTTTCAAGCCTGAATTTATTGAGACAATGCTACGTAACTACACGTACCTCAATACAGGGCTTGCCATTATCTATAACGGGCACCGTATTCTGTCGCGCAACGGTCTGGTAGACCTTTTGAATGACAACATGACGGCAACCGGACTTTACCCGATCATCCACCTGAAAGGGGAGGACATCGAAATCGCCTTCACGCATACCGGACAATACGGAGAAGAATATTACTCCTTTGTCAACGGTCAGCATACCACCCAAGGAGGTACACATCAGAGTGCTTTCAAAGAACACATCGCCCGCACCATCAAGGAGTTCTTCAACAAGAACATGGACTATACCGACATTCGTAACGGACTGGTTGCTGCCATTGCCGTCAATGTGGAAGAGCCTATCTTTGAGAGTCAGACGAAAACGAAGCTGGGTTCTACCAATATGGTTCCCGGCGGAGTGACAGTCAACAAGTATGTAGGTGATTTTATCAAACAGGAAGTGGACAACTTCTTGCACAAGAATGCAGATATAGCCGAAGCAATACAACAAAAGATACAAGAATCCGAGAAAGAGCGTAAAGCCATTGCAGGTGTAACTAAACTTGCCCGTGAGCGTGCAAAGAAGGCAAACCTGCACAACCGCAAATTGCGTGACTGCCGCATACACCTCAACGACCCGAAAGGAAAAGGACTGGAAGAAGACTCCTGCATCTTTATCACTGAGGGAGATTCTGCAAGTGGTTCCATCACCAAAAGTCGTGATGTAAACACCCAGGCAGTGTTCAGTCTCCGTGGTAAACCGTTGAACTCTTTCGGACTGACGAAGAAAGTGGTTTATGAAAATGAGGAATTTAACTTGCTTCAAGCAGCTTTAAATATAGAAGATGGAATTGAAGGACTGCGCTACAACAAAGTCATCGTAGCAACTGATGCCGACGTGGATGGTATGCATATCCGCCTACTATTGATTACCTTCTTCCTGCAATTCTTCCCCGATCTTATTAAAAAAGGACATGTACATATTCTGCAAACGCCTTTGTTTCGTGTACGCAACAAGAAAAAAACAATCTATTGCTACAGTGAAGAAGAGCGCGTTAACGCAATTAACGAGCTAAGCCCGAATCCGGAGATTACCCGATTCAAAGGTTTAGGTGAAATTTCACCGGACGAGTTCAAGCATTTTATCGGTAAGGATATGCGCCTGGAACAAGTGACCTTGCGCAAAACGGACGCAGTAAAAGAACTACTTGAATTCTACATGGGTAAAAACACCATGGAACGACAGAACTTTATTATAGACAATCTGGTTATAGAAGAAGATTTGGCATCATGA
- the coaD gene encoding pantetheine-phosphate adenylyltransferase: MRKAIFPGTFDPFTIGHYSVVERALTFMDEIVIGIGINENKNTYFPIEKREEMIRELYKDEPRIKVMSYDCLTIDFAQEVGARFIVRGIRTVKDFEYEETIADINRKLAGIETILLFTEPELTCVSSTIVRELLTYNKDISQFIPKGMKMSE; this comes from the coding sequence ATGAGAAAAGCAATATTCCCGGGTACTTTTGACCCCTTCACCATCGGACATTACTCGGTAGTGGAACGTGCACTCACCTTTATGGACGAAATCGTGATAGGAATTGGTATCAATGAAAACAAGAATACATACTTTCCCATTGAGAAAAGAGAGGAAATGATTCGGGAACTTTACAAGGATGAGCCTCGTATAAAAGTGATGTCTTACGACTGTCTGACCATTGATTTTGCGCAGGAAGTAGGGGCCAGATTCATTGTCCGCGGCATCCGTACGGTGAAAGATTTCGAGTATGAAGAAACAATTGCAGACATCAACCGCAAACTGGCGGGTATTGAAACCATCCTGCTCTTCACGGAACCGGAACTGACTTGCGTCAGCTCGACGATTGTACGCGAACTATTGACTTATAATAAAGACATCAGCCAGTTTATTCCCAAAGGCATGAAAATGAGTGAATAA
- a CDS encoding S41 family peptidase, which translates to MKKLTIILSVCLWTIAAQAQNFGSEAMRKLQMAEFAISNFYVDKVDEDKLVEEAIIKMLAQLDPHSTYSDAEEVKKMNEPLQGNFEGIGVQFQMIEDTLLVVQPVSNGPSEKVGILAGDRIVAVNDSTIAGVKMSTEDIMKRLRGPKGSKVNLTIVRRGVQDPLLFTVKRDKIPILSLDASYMIQPKTGYIRINRFGATTAEEFKKAMTSLQKQGMKDLILDLQGNGGGYLNAAIDLANEFLGQKELIVYTEGRTAKRSDFYAKGNGDFRNGRLIILVDEYTASASEIVSGAVQDWDRGIIVGRRSFGKGLVQRPIDLPDGSMIRLTIARYYTPSGRSIQKPYDSTVDYNKDLIERFNHGELMNADSIHFPDSLKVQTKKLGRTVYGGGGIMPDYFVPIDTTLYTDYHRNLVAKGAVIKFTMQFIEGHRKELKNKYKKFESFDEKFVVDDDMLATLKEIGEKEGVKFNEEQYQKSLPLIKTQLKALIARDLWDMNEYFRVMNTTNESIQKALEILNSDEYQKKLK; encoded by the coding sequence ATGAAGAAACTAACTATTATACTATCCGTTTGCTTGTGGACAATTGCCGCACAAGCCCAGAACTTCGGTTCTGAAGCCATGCGTAAGCTACAAATGGCAGAGTTCGCAATCTCCAATTTCTATGTGGACAAAGTAGATGAAGACAAGTTGGTGGAAGAAGCCATCATCAAGATGCTGGCACAACTCGACCCGCACTCTACTTATTCGGACGCAGAAGAAGTGAAGAAAATGAACGAACCTCTTCAAGGTAACTTCGAAGGTATTGGAGTTCAGTTTCAGATGATCGAAGATACCCTGTTAGTAGTGCAACCCGTCAGCAACGGACCTTCCGAGAAAGTCGGCATCCTTGCCGGTGACCGTATCGTTGCGGTCAATGACAGCACCATTGCCGGAGTGAAAATGAGTACGGAAGATATTATGAAGCGTCTTCGTGGTCCGAAAGGCTCTAAAGTCAACCTGACTATTGTTCGTCGTGGCGTACAGGATCCTTTATTGTTTACAGTAAAAAGAGATAAAATACCTATCCTTAGCCTCGATGCTTCTTACATGATTCAACCAAAGACAGGTTATATCCGCATCAACCGTTTCGGGGCAACTACTGCCGAAGAATTCAAGAAAGCAATGACAAGCCTTCAGAAACAAGGTATGAAGGACCTGATTCTCGACCTGCAAGGAAACGGAGGAGGTTACCTGAACGCAGCTATCGACCTTGCCAACGAATTCCTGGGACAAAAGGAACTGATTGTCTACACGGAAGGACGGACTGCCAAACGCAGTGATTTCTACGCTAAAGGAAACGGAGATTTCCGTAATGGACGTCTTATTATTCTGGTAGATGAGTACACAGCCTCTGCCAGCGAAATTGTCAGTGGCGCAGTGCAAGATTGGGATAGAGGAATTATCGTAGGACGTCGCTCTTTCGGCAAAGGATTGGTGCAACGTCCTATCGACCTGCCGGACGGTTCCATGATTCGTTTGACTATTGCACGCTATTATACTCCATCGGGACGTTCCATCCAGAAACCGTACGACAGTACTGTCGATTACAACAAGGACCTGATAGAACGTTTCAACCACGGCGAACTGATGAATGCTGACAGCATCCACTTCCCGGATTCGCTGAAAGTACAAACCAAGAAACTGGGACGTACTGTCTATGGCGGAGGCGGTATCATGCCGGATTACTTCGTTCCCATCGACACTACTCTTTATACAGATTATCACCGTAATCTGGTTGCTAAAGGAGCCGTGATTAAATTCACCATGCAGTTTATCGAAGGACACCGGAAAGAGTTGAAAAACAAATACAAGAAGTTCGAATCGTTTGATGAGAAGTTTGTTGTCGATGATGATATGCTCGCCACTTTAAAGGAAATCGGTGAGAAAGAAGGGGTGAAATTCAATGAAGAGCAATATCAGAAGTCGCTTCCTCTTATCAAGACGCAACTTAAAGCACTGATAGCCCGTGACCTTTGGGATATGAATGAATATTTCCGGGTAATGAATACCACCAATGAGAGTATACAAAAAGCGCTGGAAATACTGAATTCGGACGAATATCAGAAGAAATTAAAATAA
- a CDS encoding outer membrane beta-barrel family protein, translated as MIRQFDFTWTTIWLLLIGYGLFFISLPAQAQTGAKRISLELKDKALPDALKLIEKAGGKSILFTYNGTESYRVTMSIREKTERETIDLVLSGKPFICMEREDYFVVQQHKSDKAIAVEGKVYDEKGIPLPFVNVLALAADSSFLAGSVTEEDGSFRLPPIAGEDCLLKATFVGYSPQVVPCRHTNIIRLQPDAKLLKEVVVTASRPLIERKDGILTANIIGTPLSLMGSANEMISHLPFVTGSEGDFSVIGRGTPDIYINGRKVRDNTELNRLQANEILSAEIITTPGVQYSSSVKAVIRLRTIRKRGQGMSGNFYTDYSQGRVANGTEGISLNYRTGGLDIFLKGDFAEINNHSTSIINREVHASSDWNQQTEAQNKGNYNTFNGEVGFNYEVNDHQSFGVRYTPGTNIGNSHSVTEGNTLILQNGKETDNLHSRQETNAHTGWWQGANGYYNSTHGKWNIDFNADYVYGRDRIQQYAENNGIEDATSSNRVRNRLYAAKLLITAPLWKGKLCFGTEETFTNRHDIFLQNGFSADADDRIKQTMISGFADYNLPLGKFNISAGLRYEFQKTDYYEKGIHQKEQSPTYRHWIPVVGIAYTPGDWSFSLSYRTIKYSPSYEMLTSAITYQNKYAYRSGDPFLVPQIHRNISLDGGWKWVNFSLFYDHTWDMYTSYTKPYDDVNHPGVLLFSMASIPHTNQYGGAIVLSPQISIWQPQLTSGINWYDSHAAPINITQHWNEPVFYFSLDNNFSFPRGWFFNIKGTLQTGAKQSYAIRHTAGRVDAQLTKSFLKDQSLKVSVTAKDIFHTAYRYFTIYGDRTFSSNRDYSDQQRLGIRLSYQFNATKSKYKGTGAGESEKSRL; from the coding sequence ATGATACGACAGTTTGATTTTACTTGGACAACAATCTGGTTGTTATTGATCGGGTACGGTTTATTTTTTATCTCTCTCCCTGCACAGGCACAAACAGGAGCGAAGAGAATCTCATTAGAGTTGAAAGACAAAGCCTTGCCTGATGCGCTGAAACTAATTGAAAAAGCAGGTGGGAAAAGTATTCTCTTTACCTACAACGGAACCGAAAGTTATCGTGTGACAATGAGCATACGCGAAAAGACAGAGCGGGAAACCATTGATCTGGTATTGAGTGGGAAACCCTTCATCTGCATGGAGCGGGAAGACTATTTTGTTGTACAACAACACAAGTCGGACAAAGCCATTGCGGTAGAAGGAAAAGTGTATGATGAGAAAGGAATTCCCCTCCCTTTCGTCAATGTACTTGCTCTTGCTGCCGATTCCAGTTTCCTCGCGGGAAGCGTAACGGAGGAAGACGGTTCCTTTCGCCTGCCACCCATAGCCGGAGAGGATTGCCTATTGAAGGCTACTTTTGTAGGCTACTCTCCGCAAGTAGTTCCCTGCCGGCATACAAACATCATCCGCCTCCAGCCTGACGCGAAATTACTGAAAGAAGTGGTTGTCACCGCCTCACGCCCATTGATAGAACGCAAGGACGGAATATTGACGGCTAATATCATCGGCACTCCCCTTTCGCTGATGGGATCGGCAAACGAGATGATTTCACATCTTCCCTTTGTCACAGGTTCGGAGGGGGATTTTTCTGTTATAGGAAGAGGCACACCAGACATCTACATCAATGGACGTAAAGTGAGAGACAACACCGAGTTGAATCGTCTCCAAGCTAACGAAATACTATCAGCGGAAATCATTACTACACCGGGTGTACAGTATAGTTCCTCTGTGAAAGCCGTCATCCGCCTCCGCACCATCCGTAAACGTGGACAAGGAATGAGCGGTAACTTCTACACTGACTACTCACAAGGGCGGGTAGCCAACGGCACGGAAGGTATATCATTAAACTACCGTACCGGCGGACTGGACATTTTTCTAAAAGGAGATTTTGCGGAGATTAACAACCATAGTACAAGTATAATAAACCGTGAGGTTCACGCCTCTTCAGACTGGAACCAACAGACGGAAGCCCAAAATAAAGGCAACTACAATACCTTCAATGGAGAAGTGGGATTCAATTACGAGGTTAACGATCACCAGTCATTCGGCGTGCGTTATACACCGGGCACAAATATTGGCAACTCCCATTCCGTCACAGAAGGTAATACGCTCATTCTCCAAAATGGCAAAGAAACCGACAATCTACACTCCCGCCAGGAAACCAATGCCCACACCGGCTGGTGGCAGGGAGCCAACGGATACTACAACAGTACACACGGAAAATGGAATATCGACTTCAATGCCGACTACGTATATGGGCGTGACCGTATACAACAATATGCAGAAAATAATGGTATTGAGGACGCCACATCAAGCAACCGTGTACGCAATCGCCTCTATGCCGCCAAACTTCTTATTACCGCTCCACTGTGGAAAGGCAAGCTCTGCTTCGGCACAGAAGAGACATTTACCAACCGTCACGACATCTTCCTCCAAAACGGTTTTTCTGCCGATGCTGACGACCGCATCAAACAGACCATGATTTCCGGTTTCGCAGATTATAACCTGCCATTAGGTAAGTTCAATATTTCGGCAGGGCTACGCTATGAATTCCAAAAGACAGACTACTACGAGAAAGGGATCCACCAGAAAGAGCAAAGCCCCACGTATCGACACTGGATACCGGTTGTTGGCATCGCATACACTCCCGGAGACTGGTCTTTCAGCCTTTCTTACCGGACAATAAAATACAGCCCTAGTTACGAGATGCTCACCAGTGCCATCACGTATCAGAACAAATATGCCTACCGCAGTGGAGATCCGTTTCTCGTCCCTCAAATACACCGCAATATTTCTCTGGATGGTGGATGGAAATGGGTTAACTTCAGTCTTTTTTATGACCATACTTGGGATATGTACACCAGTTATACCAAGCCTTATGACGATGTAAACCATCCGGGCGTACTGTTATTCAGCATGGCAAGTATCCCGCATACCAACCAATATGGAGGTGCTATCGTTCTTTCGCCCCAAATAAGTATTTGGCAGCCGCAACTGACAAGCGGCATTAACTGGTACGATTCACACGCAGCTCCCATAAACATCACCCAGCATTGGAACGAACCCGTATTCTATTTTAGTTTAGATAATAACTTCAGCTTTCCCCGCGGCTGGTTCTTTAATATAAAAGGCACCTTGCAAACCGGTGCCAAACAAAGTTATGCCATCAGACATACCGCAGGAAGAGTAGATGCCCAACTGACAAAATCATTCCTGAAAGATCAGTCGTTAAAAGTATCGGTAACCGCTAAAGACATCTTTCATACAGCCTACAGATACTTTACCATTTATGGCGACCGGACGTTCAGTTCCAATCGCGATTATTCGGACCAGCAACGTCTGGGCATCCGGTTAAGTTACCAATTCAACGCCACAAAGAGCAAATATAAAGGAACCGGAGCCGGAGAAAGCGAAAAATCACGTCTATAG
- a CDS encoding RNA polymerase sigma-70 factor, giving the protein MILLFHKNHTKEEAFKQLFTEMYPRLVRYATQLTGDREEARDIVSEAMEQAWKHFDRLDKNDCGGWLYTIVRNTSLNHLKHRMVEQDNLTALYEATQADVESNYKEHEALLQKAEAIAHRLPEPTCTVLRLCYYERLTYREAALRLGISPDTVKKHISKALRILREAMNK; this is encoded by the coding sequence ATGATACTCCTGTTTCATAAAAACCACACGAAGGAAGAGGCCTTCAAACAACTATTCACGGAAATGTATCCGCGATTGGTGCGTTATGCCACACAGCTCACCGGAGACAGGGAGGAGGCACGCGACATCGTAAGCGAAGCAATGGAACAGGCATGGAAGCATTTCGACCGACTGGACAAGAACGACTGTGGCGGTTGGCTCTACACCATAGTCCGCAACACCAGCCTTAACCACCTGAAGCACCGCATGGTGGAGCAAGACAACTTGACAGCTCTGTACGAAGCCACACAGGCAGACGTAGAAAGCAACTATAAAGAACACGAAGCATTGCTACAAAAGGCAGAAGCTATCGCACATCGTTTGCCAGAGCCAACCTGCACGGTGCTACGGCTATGCTATTATGAGCGCCTTACTTATCGGGAAGCCGCCCTACGTCTCGGCATCAGTCCCGACACAGTAAAGAAACATATATCCAAGGCATTGCGCATACTGCGCGAAGCCATGAACAAGTAA
- a CDS encoding FecR family protein, with translation MEEKKKRNEVKEQETFSFPEDTETRRLQNIFGEALGDFPLPEEVQSEWNTFIQKQKEKRKKLYLRIWLSGSVAAAIILILLLWSPWQQTETEISGIEIFASLKAPERITTTKENGRIIVSTPPSTLTHITLEDGSHVILGANSRFEYPEKFTSPDKRMVSLTGEARFEVTKDISRPFIVTAGKIQTRVLGTVFDVNAYPASLPAVTLYEGCVQLTDTVSTSSRKMSPGQHARLAANGDILLSKVSWRKEEGWTQGEFYFDNIPMKEVLQEIGTWYNISIICHSASLLQERIHFRFSRNVPVGDLLAALNDLGIAEFQYKEKRIIVK, from the coding sequence ATGGAAGAAAAGAAAAAACGTAATGAAGTGAAAGAACAGGAAACTTTCTCATTCCCGGAAGATACCGAAACGCGCCGTCTACAAAATATTTTTGGAGAAGCATTGGGTGACTTCCCGTTGCCGGAAGAGGTTCAGTCAGAGTGGAACACATTTATACAAAAGCAAAAAGAGAAAAGAAAAAAACTTTATCTCCGGATATGGCTCTCCGGCAGTGTAGCGGCAGCCATCATCCTCATCCTCTTGCTTTGGTCGCCTTGGCAGCAAACGGAAACCGAAATATCCGGAATTGAAATCTTCGCTTCTCTCAAAGCTCCTGAACGTATCACAACCACAAAGGAAAACGGACGAATTATCGTCTCCACTCCGCCAAGCACGTTGACCCACATCACGCTGGAAGACGGTAGTCATGTTATATTAGGTGCCAACAGCCGTTTTGAATATCCGGAGAAGTTTACTTCACCGGACAAACGTATGGTTAGCCTCACCGGAGAAGCCCGCTTTGAAGTTACCAAGGACATCAGTCGTCCCTTCATTGTTACTGCCGGGAAAATACAGACACGAGTACTAGGCACAGTGTTCGACGTGAACGCCTATCCCGCCAGCCTCCCAGCTGTGACCTTATACGAAGGATGCGTGCAATTGACTGATACCGTTTCTACTTCCAGCCGGAAAATGTCACCCGGACAACATGCCCGGTTAGCGGCAAACGGCGACATACTTCTCTCCAAAGTCTCTTGGAGAAAGGAAGAAGGGTGGACACAGGGAGAGTTCTATTTTGACAACATCCCCATGAAGGAAGTCTTACAAGAGATAGGCACATGGTACAACATCAGCATTATTTGCCATTCAGCCAGTCTCCTGCAAGAACGGATTCATTTTCGTTTTAGCCGGAACGTTCCGGTAGGAGATCTGTTGGCAGCGCTGAATGACTTGGGGATCGCAGAGTTTCAATATAAGGAGAAACGAATTATTGTAAAATAA